In Leptotrichia buccalis C-1013-b, the genomic window TGTAATTTTTATGAGAACGATTGTAATATGCCAGCTTTTCTACTAGAACTACAGTCTTTCCTCTTTTTAGATTACTATGCACTTCTTCTGAAAGATCTTTTCCCACAACATGAATTTTTTTAATTTGAGCATTTGCAGGAATAGCAGGATGATCCCAATTTATTTTTTTGTTAGGATTTACTCCGACACACGCTGCATTAATATCTACGTGATTCATGCTAAGATTTTTATCGTAAAACGTTCTGTGACTAGTTACAAAACATTGCTGATTCCTAATGTAATTCATTGTACCACTTTCCAGATCCTCTACAATAGTTGCTGGTAAATGCTCAACTGGTATTCCCTTTTTCTTCATTTGTAATTTGGCCAAACTGTTGAACGAAAATAAAAAAATACAAAAAATAAATAAAAATTTCATAGATTTTATATTGTTTTTCATAATCATTCTCCTCCTTTTATTAATTATATAATAATTTTACCATATAATTTCTTTAATTTAGTATGTTTTTCCTTTTAATTTATATATATTTAAATAAAAAATTTTTAGTTCTATATAAAATGTTCTCAAAACAAAAAAATTTGATATTCAAATATTTTTACTTTACAAATAATAAAATAATGAGTATAATTATATAGCAAATATAAATTAGGAGGAATTTTTTTATGAAAAAAATTGGGATATTACTACTTATAGGAGCATTAGTAGTAATTAGCTGTGGAAAAGGAAATACAGGAAAGGAAGAAGGAAAAGCTGGAACAACAGCTGGACAAGCTGCTAATCAGGGAAAAACTGATTTAAGCAAGGAAACTGCTGAATATAAGAAATATGTTGAAGGTCAGATTGATATGCTTTTAAAAGATACAGAAAACTTTGCACAATTATTAAAGACTGGAAAATTAGACGAAGCTAAAAAAGTTTATCCGTTAATCCGTATGGCTTATGAAAGATCTGAACCTATTGCTGAAAGCTTTGGAGAATCTGATGTTAAGATAGATTATCGTCTTGTTGACTTTAAGGAAGAATTTAAAAATGAAGAAGGATGGAAAGGTTTTCATAGAATTGAAAAAATATTGTGGGAGCAAAACACTACAAAAGGAACTGAAAAATACGCAGATGATCTTGTAAACGACATTAAGGAGCTAAAGGCAAAAATTGCTACAATTGAAGTAACGCCTGATTTAATGGTTACAGGAGCGATTGACTTGTTAAATGAAGTTTCGACTCAAAAAATTACTGGAGAAGAAGAAGTGTTCTCGCACACTGATTTATACGACTTTAGAGCAAACATCGAAGGAGCTCAGAAAATTTTTGAATTATTCAGACCTAAATTAGAACAAAAAGATGCTAAGCTTGTAACAACTTTAGATACTGAATTTAAAGCTGTAAATGCACTTCTTGATAAATACATGACTGATGATAAGCATTACAAATTATATACAGAATTAACAAAAGAAGATACAAAAGCTCTAGCTGAAGCAGTTACTAAACTTGGAGAACCTTTGTCGCAAATGGGAATTGTAATAGATGCAACTCCTAAGAAATAATGTACTTATTCGGTAACTAATAGACCTGTTCGATAACTATACAAACTTAGAATTTAATAAAATAAATATCTTGAAGTAAGGGGTCTTGACCCCTTGTATAGATAAAAAAACTTAGGTTATCAAACATATCTAATATGTTTAACTATTATTAAATAGGGAATTAATTCCCTTTGTTAAAATTAACATTTAGATTATTGAACACATCTAAATAAAACTTACAGTATAAAAAGAGGTAAAATAATGAGTGACGAAAATGATAAAAAATGGTTTGATAAAAAAATATCACGTCGTGATTTTTTGAAAAAAGCTGGAATGGTAGGAGCTGGAGCCGCAATTGGAGCAAGTGGAGCTAGTGCGATTTTTGCCAACATGTTCAGCGGTAAAGCAAATCAGGTTGTTGGAAATGAAAAGATTTCATTTTATGGGGAACATCAGTCAGGAATTGCTACTCCTGTTCAAAAAAACGTCTATTTTGCGGTATTAGATTTACATTCTATGGACAAGGAAGAAATAAAGCAGATGTTTAAGGACTGGACAGATTATTCTGAAAAACTTATGAAAGGTGAACTTGTAGCTCCAGAACTTGCAAATCATCTAGTTCCTCCACTGGATACAGGAGAAACAGTGGGACTAAATCCATACCGTTTGACAATAACTTTTGGAATAAGTCCGTCTTTTCTGGATAAATTGAAGATGGATAATAAGAAAATGGAAGAATTTAAGGATTTGCCACATTTTCCGAGAGATCAGATAAAGGACAAGTATAAAGGCGGAGATATTTGTATTCAGGCTTGTGCGGATGATGCACAGGTAGCATTTCACGCTGTGAGAAATCTTGTTCGTAAAGGTCGTGCCTTAATTACTTTAAAATGGACTCAAGCTGGTTTTTTACCAATTGGTAATGGAAAAGAAACTCCAAGAAATCTTTTTGGATTTAAAGATGGAACGGAAAATCCGAAAAATGATAATGATTTTAAAAATGTTGTCTGGTATGATAAAGATAATTGGCTGAAAAATGGGACTTTTCTTATTGTAAGGCGTATTCAAATGCATCTTGAAACGTGGGATAGAACTAATTTGCAGGAGCAGGAAAATACGTTTGGAAGGTATAAGGAAAGCGGGGCTCCCTTTGGAGAAACAGACGAATTTGCAACAATTGACATAAATAAAAAAGGACCAGACGGAAAACCAGTTCTACCAATTGATTCACACGTTTATCTTGCCAAAAAAGCTGACGTTAAAATAGCACGTCGTGCCTTTTCTTATTCTAATGGAATAGATGAAGTGAGCGGACAGTTTGACGCGGGACTGCTATTTATATGTTTTCAAAAACATCCTGATCAATTTATAAAGATTCAGAACAGCCTAGGAAACGATGATAAGTTGAATGAATACATTACTCACGTTGGAACAGGAATTTTTGCTTGTTTTGGAGGGATAAAGAAGGGAGAGTACATTGGGCAGAAATTATTTGAATAAAAAAATAAGTACAATGCTATTTTTGTGCTTTATGCTATTCTTCGTGAATATTATTGCAGAAGAAAGCTATAGCGGACTTTACATAAAAATTACAGACACAACAACGGCAATAAGAAACAATAATCAAAATGAAGCAAAAAAACTTTTTTCTGAAGTAAGAGATGAATTTAAAAAGGTTAAAAATGCTGATTCTACGCAAGGGAAAAAGGTACAGGAACTTTTAAATAAAGAAAAAGCTGTATTGTCAGAAGATGACCTGAGAGAAGTTACAACAGCACTATTAGCTTTTGAAAAAGAGCAGAATCCTGTTGACGATAATGAGG contains:
- the efeB gene encoding iron uptake transporter deferrochelatase/peroxidase subunit, producing the protein MSDENDKKWFDKKISRRDFLKKAGMVGAGAAIGASGASAIFANMFSGKANQVVGNEKISFYGEHQSGIATPVQKNVYFAVLDLHSMDKEEIKQMFKDWTDYSEKLMKGELVAPELANHLVPPLDTGETVGLNPYRLTITFGISPSFLDKLKMDNKKMEEFKDLPHFPRDQIKDKYKGGDICIQACADDAQVAFHAVRNLVRKGRALITLKWTQAGFLPIGNGKETPRNLFGFKDGTENPKNDNDFKNVVWYDKDNWLKNGTFLIVRRIQMHLETWDRTNLQEQENTFGRYKESGAPFGETDEFATIDINKKGPDGKPVLPIDSHVYLAKKADVKIARRAFSYSNGIDEVSGQFDAGLLFICFQKHPDQFIKIQNSLGNDDKLNEYITHVGTGIFACFGGIKKGEYIGQKLFE
- the efeO gene encoding iron uptake system protein EfeO, producing MKKIGILLLIGALVVISCGKGNTGKEEGKAGTTAGQAANQGKTDLSKETAEYKKYVEGQIDMLLKDTENFAQLLKTGKLDEAKKVYPLIRMAYERSEPIAESFGESDVKIDYRLVDFKEEFKNEEGWKGFHRIEKILWEQNTTKGTEKYADDLVNDIKELKAKIATIEVTPDLMVTGAIDLLNEVSTQKITGEEEVFSHTDLYDFRANIEGAQKIFELFRPKLEQKDAKLVTTLDTEFKAVNALLDKYMTDDKHYKLYTELTKEDTKALAEAVTKLGEPLSQMGIVIDATPKK